From the Billgrantia sulfidoxydans genome, one window contains:
- a CDS encoding ribose-phosphate pyrophosphokinase, whose product MSKLMVFAGNANPELAQKIAESLDTRMGNATVGQFSDGEIAVEINENVRGKDVFILQSTCAPTNDNLMELILMVDALRRASATRITAVVPYFGYARQDRRVRSARVPISAKVVADMMVKAGVDRVMTMDLHADQIQGFFDVPVDNVYGSPILLDDIERQNYDDLVVVSPDVGGVVRARAIAKQLNADLAIIDKRRPQANQAQVMHIIGEIENRTCVVVDDMIDTAGTLCKAGDALKDHGARRVVAYATHPILSGPAVENITGSVLDEVVVTDTIPLSDVARRSGKIRQLSVAGLIAEAIRRVSNEESVSAMFH is encoded by the coding sequence GTCAAAATTGATGGTTTTTGCCGGGAATGCCAATCCCGAACTCGCCCAGAAGATCGCCGAGAGTCTCGATACTCGCATGGGGAATGCCACGGTCGGGCAGTTCAGCGATGGCGAGATCGCGGTCGAGATCAACGAGAACGTTCGCGGCAAGGACGTGTTCATCCTGCAGTCCACCTGCGCCCCGACCAACGACAACCTGATGGAGCTGATCCTGATGGTTGACGCGCTGCGCCGGGCTTCGGCCACTCGCATCACCGCCGTGGTGCCCTACTTCGGCTACGCCCGCCAGGACCGCCGGGTGCGCTCCGCCCGGGTGCCGATCTCAGCCAAGGTGGTGGCCGACATGATGGTCAAGGCCGGCGTCGACCGGGTCATGACCATGGATCTGCATGCCGATCAGATCCAGGGTTTCTTCGACGTGCCGGTGGACAACGTCTACGGCTCGCCGATCCTGCTCGACGACATCGAGCGCCAGAACTACGACGACCTGGTGGTGGTATCGCCCGACGTGGGCGGCGTGGTCCGCGCCCGCGCCATCGCCAAGCAGCTCAATGCCGATCTCGCCATCATCGACAAGCGCCGCCCCCAGGCCAACCAGGCCCAGGTGATGCACATCATCGGCGAGATCGAGAACCGCACCTGCGTGGTGGTGGACGACATGATCGATACCGCCGGCACCCTGTGCAAGGCCGGCGACGCACTGAAGGACCATGGCGCGCGCCGCGTGGTGGCCTACGCCACCCACCCGATCCTGTCGGGTCCGGCGGTGGAGAACATCACCGGCTCGGTACTCGACGAGGTGGTGGTCACCGATACCATTCCGCTGTCCGACGTCGCCCGTCGCAGCGGCAAGATTCGCCAGCTGAGCGTGGCCGGCCTCATCGCCGAGGCGATCCGCCGCGTCAGCAACGAGGAATCCGTCAGCGCCATGTTCCACTGA
- the pth gene encoding aminoacyl-tRNA hydrolase: MSQVKAIIGLGNPGDNYAATRHNAGAWLVEILARQAGTELRPEKKFLGLYAKVLLDGQELHLLEPTTFMNRSGGAVAALCQFYKIAPGELLVAHDELDLPPGSARYKQGGGHGGHNGLRDIISALGDKAFGRLRIGIGHPGDSRQVTNYVLGRPGKAELEAIGAALDECLATLPLVVTGKWAQAMNRLHSFKP; encoded by the coding sequence ATGTCCCAGGTCAAGGCCATCATCGGGCTGGGCAACCCCGGCGACAACTACGCCGCCACTCGCCACAACGCCGGCGCCTGGCTGGTGGAGATCCTGGCCCGCCAGGCCGGTACCGAGCTGCGCCCGGAGAAGAAGTTCCTCGGCCTTTACGCCAAGGTCCTGCTCGACGGCCAGGAGCTGCACCTGCTCGAGCCCACCACCTTCATGAATCGCAGCGGCGGCGCCGTCGCCGCGCTGTGCCAGTTCTACAAGATCGCCCCCGGCGAGCTGCTGGTGGCCCACGACGAGCTCGATCTCCCCCCCGGCAGCGCCCGCTACAAGCAGGGCGGTGGCCACGGCGGCCACAACGGCCTGCGCGACATCATCAGCGCGCTGGGCGACAAGGCGTTCGGCCGGCTACGCATCGGCATCGGCCACCCCGGCGATTCACGCCAGGTGACCAACTACGTGCTGGGGCGCCCCGGCAAGGCGGAGCTCGAAGCCATCGGCGCGGCCCTCGACGAGTGCCTGGCGACGCTGCCCCTGGTCGTAACCGGCAAGTGGGCCCAGGCGATGAACCGCCTGCATAGCTTCAAGCCCTGA
- the ychF gene encoding redox-regulated ATPase YchF, translating to MGFNCGIVGLPNVGKSTLFNALTKSGIDAENFPFCTIEPNVGIVPMPDPRLDRLAEIVKPQKVLPTTMEFVDIAGLVAGASKGEGLGNQFLANIRETQAIAHVVRCFDNDNVIHVANQVDPRADIETINLELALADLDTVERAIQRLVRVVKGGDKEAIATKAILDRIQPHLAEGQPLRSAGLDDDEKRQLKSFGFLTLKPTMYIANVNEDGFENNPYLDVVNEIAAEEGAVVVPVCNQLEAEIAELDDDERAMFLGEMGMEEPGLDRVIRAGYKLLGLQTYFTAGVKEVRAWTVKVGATAPEAAGVIHTDFQKGFIRAEVIAYDDFVALGGEQGAKDAGKWRLEGKEYVVQDGDVIHFRFNV from the coding sequence ATGGGTTTCAACTGCGGTATCGTCGGCCTGCCCAATGTGGGCAAGTCGACCCTCTTCAACGCCCTGACCAAGTCCGGCATCGATGCCGAGAACTTCCCCTTCTGCACTATCGAGCCCAACGTCGGCATCGTGCCGATGCCCGACCCGCGGCTGGACAGGCTGGCCGAGATCGTGAAGCCCCAGAAGGTGCTCCCCACCACCATGGAATTCGTCGATATCGCCGGCCTGGTGGCGGGCGCTTCCAAGGGCGAGGGGCTCGGCAACCAGTTCCTGGCCAACATCCGCGAGACCCAGGCCATCGCCCACGTGGTGCGCTGCTTCGACAACGACAACGTGATCCACGTGGCCAACCAGGTCGACCCGCGCGCCGACATCGAGACCATCAACCTGGAACTGGCGCTGGCCGACCTCGACACCGTCGAGCGCGCCATCCAGCGCCTGGTTCGCGTGGTCAAGGGCGGCGACAAGGAGGCCATCGCCACCAAGGCGATTCTCGACCGCATCCAGCCGCACCTGGCCGAAGGCCAGCCGCTGAGAAGCGCAGGCCTCGACGACGATGAGAAGCGCCAGCTCAAGAGCTTCGGCTTCCTCACGCTCAAGCCGACGATGTACATCGCCAACGTCAACGAGGACGGCTTCGAGAACAATCCCTACCTCGATGTCGTCAACGAGATCGCCGCCGAGGAGGGCGCCGTGGTGGTGCCGGTGTGCAACCAGCTCGAGGCCGAGATCGCCGAACTCGACGACGACGAGCGCGCCATGTTCCTCGGCGAGATGGGCATGGAGGAGCCCGGTCTCGACCGCGTGATCCGCGCCGGCTACAAGCTGCTCGGCCTGCAGACCTACTTCACCGCGGGCGTCAAGGAGGTGCGCGCCTGGACCGTCAAGGTCGGTGCCACCGCCCCCGAAGCCGCCGGCGTGATCCATACCGACTTCCAGAAGGGCTTCATCCGCGCCGAGGTCATCGCCTATGACGACTTCGTCGCCCTGGGCGGCGAACAGGGCGCCAAGGACGCCGGCAAGTGGCGCCTCGAAGGCAAGGAGTACGTCGTGCAGGACGGCGACGTGATCCACTTCCGCTTCAATGTGTAA
- a CDS encoding 50S ribosomal protein L25/general stress protein Ctc, which yields MSDFTLNASVRNDLGKGASRRLRRANLEVPAIVYGGEKAPQPISVEKAAFYKAIEDESFFSSVLNLIIDGKKEQVVVRDLQRHPYKPLVTHADFLRVDATHEITINVPLHVVGEEKSKGIKDQGGELHVLSNEVQISCLPKDLPDFLEVDISDVEMGTTLHLSDLKLPAGVTLVELTHGADHDNAVLSITKPKGRSEADEGEGEGEEGEGNAE from the coding sequence ATGTCCGATTTCACACTCAATGCCAGCGTTCGTAACGACCTGGGGAAAGGTGCGAGCCGCCGCCTGCGTCGTGCGAACCTCGAGGTGCCCGCCATCGTCTACGGTGGCGAGAAGGCCCCCCAGCCGATCTCCGTCGAGAAGGCCGCGTTCTACAAGGCCATCGAGGACGAGTCCTTCTTCTCCTCGGTACTCAACCTGATCATCGACGGCAAGAAGGAGCAGGTCGTGGTACGTGACCTGCAGCGTCATCCGTACAAGCCGCTGGTCACCCACGCCGACTTCCTGCGCGTGGACGCCACCCACGAGATCACCATCAACGTGCCGCTGCACGTCGTGGGCGAGGAGAAGTCCAAGGGCATCAAGGACCAGGGCGGCGAGCTGCACGTACTCTCCAACGAAGTCCAGATCAGCTGCCTGCCGAAGGATCTGCCGGACTTCCTCGAGGTCGACATCAGCGATGTCGAGATGGGCACCACCCTGCACCTCTCCGACCTCAAGCTGCCGGCCGGCGTCACCCTGGTCGAGCTGACTCACGGCGCGGACCACGACAACGCCGTGCTGAGCATCACCAAGCCGAAGGGCCGCAGCGAGGCCGACGAAGGCGAGGGTGAAGGCGAGGAAGGCGAAGGCAACGCCGAGTAA